One Brachybacterium kimchii genomic window carries:
- the ilvC gene encoding ketol-acid reductoisomerase: MAEIFYDDDADLSIIQGKKVAIVGFGSQGHAHALNLRDSGVEVVIALRDGSNSAQKAQELGFEVKNVADATAWADVIMVLAPDQNQRSIYSESIEPNLSAGKALAFAHGFNIRYDLVKPPADVDVILIAPKAPGHTVRREFEGGRGIPDIVGVEQDATGTAWDLALSYAKGIGGTRAGVIKTSFTEETETDLFGEQSVLCGGVSHLVQAGFETLTEAGYQPEIAYFEVLHELKLIVDLMNEGGITKQRWSCSDTAEYGDYVSGPRVVTSETKQAMKDVLSDIQDGAFAKRFIDDQDKGAPEFKELREKEAAHPIEKVGKELRGMFSWNNDQLDSDYVEGSAAR; encoded by the coding sequence GTGGCCGAGATCTTCTACGACGACGACGCCGACCTGTCCATCATCCAGGGCAAGAAGGTCGCGATCGTCGGCTTCGGCTCCCAGGGGCACGCGCACGCCCTGAACCTCCGCGACAGCGGCGTCGAGGTCGTCATCGCCCTGCGCGACGGCTCGAACTCGGCCCAGAAGGCCCAGGAGCTCGGCTTCGAGGTCAAGAACGTCGCCGACGCGACCGCGTGGGCCGACGTCATCATGGTCCTCGCGCCCGACCAGAACCAGCGCTCCATCTACTCCGAGTCGATCGAGCCGAACCTGTCGGCGGGCAAGGCCCTCGCCTTCGCGCACGGCTTCAACATCCGCTACGACCTCGTCAAGCCCCCGGCCGACGTGGACGTCATCCTCATCGCCCCCAAGGCTCCCGGCCACACCGTGCGCCGCGAGTTCGAGGGCGGCCGCGGCATCCCGGACATCGTCGGCGTCGAGCAGGATGCGACCGGCACCGCCTGGGACCTCGCGCTCAGCTACGCCAAGGGCATCGGCGGCACCCGCGCGGGCGTCATCAAGACCTCCTTCACCGAGGAGACCGAGACCGACCTGTTCGGCGAGCAGTCCGTGCTGTGCGGCGGCGTGAGCCACCTCGTCCAGGCGGGCTTCGAGACCCTCACCGAGGCCGGCTACCAGCCGGAGATCGCCTACTTCGAGGTGCTCCACGAGCTCAAGCTGATCGTCGACCTCATGAACGAGGGCGGCATCACCAAGCAGCGCTGGTCCTGCTCGGACACCGCCGAGTACGGCGACTACGTCTCCGGCCCCCGCGTGGTCACCTCCGAGACGAAGCAGGCCATGAAGGACGTCCTCTCCGACATCCAGGACGGCGCCTTCGCCAAGCGCTTCATCGACGACCAGGACAAGGGCGCGCCCGAGTTCAAGGAGCTGCGCGAGAAGGAGGCCGCCCACCCGATCGAGAAGGTCGGCAAGGAGCTGCGCGGCATGTTCTCCTGGAACAACGACCAGCTGGACTCCGACTACGTCGAGGGCAGCGCGGCGCGCTGA
- the ilvN gene encoding acetolactate synthase small subunit, with protein sequence MDTTTKDTRSDSTQSSSRADAAALHDTQTLSVLVENKPGVLTRVSALFARRGFNISSLAVGPTEHPEISRITVVVDVAEQPLEQIVRQLDKLVNVLHIVHLEPRRTVQRELVLVKVGADNATRTSVLEIVQMFRAKVVNAGAEAVTIEATGTEDKLVALLDMLEPFGIREIVKSGAVAISRGPESLVEEFLPD encoded by the coding sequence ATGGACACCACCACGAAGGACACCCGTTCCGACAGCACGCAGAGCAGCTCCCGCGCGGACGCGGCGGCACTGCACGACACCCAGACCCTCTCGGTGCTGGTGGAGAACAAGCCGGGCGTGCTCACCCGCGTCTCGGCGCTGTTCGCGCGCCGCGGCTTCAACATCTCCTCCCTGGCCGTCGGCCCGACGGAGCACCCGGAGATCTCCCGGATCACCGTGGTCGTCGACGTCGCCGAGCAGCCGCTCGAGCAGATCGTGCGTCAGCTCGACAAGCTCGTGAACGTGCTGCACATCGTGCACCTCGAGCCGCGCCGCACCGTGCAGCGCGAGCTGGTGCTCGTGAAGGTCGGGGCCGACAACGCGACCCGCACCTCGGTCCTCGAGATCGTGCAGATGTTCCGCGCGAAGGTCGTCAACGCCGGCGCGGAGGCCGTGACCATCGAGGCCACGGGCACCGAGGACAAGCTCGTCGCGCTGCTGGACATGCTCGAGCCCTTCGGGATCCGGGAGATCGTGAAGTCCGGCGCCGTCGCGATCAGCCGCGGCCCGGAGTCGCTCGTCGAGGAGTTCCTGCCCGACTGA
- a CDS encoding acetolactate synthase large subunit — protein MTGKRVTGAASLIMSLEHAGADVVFGLPGGAILPTYDPLMDAETLRHILVRHEQGAGHAASGYAHATGKVGVCMATSGPGATNLITAIADAQMDSIPMVAITGQVGSMFIGTDAFQEADIVGMTMPVTKHNFLVKDPAEIPTVIKQAFEIAATGRPGAVLVDVTKDAQQGITEFVWPDDVSLPGYQPVTQPPVKDVREAAELIMASERPAFLIGGGVIRGGASEQVRELVDLTDGPITTTLMGRGALPDSHPHHLGMPGMHGSVAAVSALQRADLMIAIGARFDDRVTGRLDSFAPRAKVIHIDIDPAEIDKNRHADVALIGDAGAAASALTAELRERIEREGARDLSAWWQVLDNLRETYPLGWTATDDGFTAPQKVISRIGEISGPESIFVSGVGQHQMWSSQFIHYERPNSWINSGGLGTMGYSVPAAMGAKVGAPERTVWAIDGDGCFQMTNQELATCVINDIPIKVAIINNSSLGMVRQWQNLFYDRRYSHTDLNTGHGTRRVPDFVKLAEAYGAVSLRCERDEDIDATIQQAMEINDRPVVIDFTVSADAMVWPMVPSGVSNDEIQIAQGMSPEWERDI, from the coding sequence ATGACAGGCAAGAGAGTCACCGGCGCCGCATCATTGATCATGTCGCTCGAGCACGCGGGGGCCGACGTCGTCTTCGGCCTTCCCGGCGGGGCGATCCTGCCCACCTACGACCCGCTCATGGACGCGGAGACCCTGCGTCACATCCTGGTGCGCCACGAGCAGGGCGCGGGGCACGCGGCCAGCGGCTACGCCCACGCGACCGGGAAGGTCGGCGTGTGCATGGCGACCTCCGGGCCGGGCGCCACGAACCTCATCACCGCGATCGCCGATGCCCAGATGGACTCCATCCCGATGGTCGCGATCACCGGTCAGGTCGGTTCGATGTTCATCGGCACCGACGCCTTCCAGGAGGCGGACATCGTCGGCATGACGATGCCCGTCACCAAGCACAACTTCCTGGTCAAGGACCCGGCGGAGATCCCCACCGTCATCAAGCAGGCCTTCGAGATCGCCGCGACCGGCCGGCCCGGCGCGGTGCTCGTGGACGTCACCAAGGACGCCCAGCAGGGCATCACGGAGTTCGTCTGGCCCGATGACGTCAGCCTCCCCGGCTACCAGCCCGTCACGCAGCCGCCCGTCAAGGACGTGCGCGAGGCCGCCGAGCTGATCATGGCCAGCGAGCGCCCCGCCTTCCTCATCGGCGGCGGTGTGATCCGCGGCGGGGCGAGCGAGCAGGTGCGCGAGCTCGTCGACCTCACCGACGGTCCGATCACCACCACGCTGATGGGACGCGGCGCCCTTCCCGATTCCCACCCCCACCACCTGGGGATGCCCGGGATGCACGGCAGCGTCGCGGCGGTCTCCGCCCTGCAGCGCGCCGACCTCATGATCGCGATCGGCGCCCGCTTCGACGACCGCGTCACCGGCCGGCTCGACTCCTTCGCCCCGCGCGCGAAGGTGATCCACATCGACATCGACCCCGCGGAGATCGACAAGAACCGCCACGCGGACGTCGCGCTGATCGGCGATGCGGGGGCTGCCGCCTCGGCGCTCACCGCAGAGCTGCGCGAGCGCATCGAGCGCGAGGGCGCCCGCGACCTGAGCGCCTGGTGGCAGGTGCTGGACAACCTGCGCGAGACCTACCCGCTGGGATGGACCGCGACCGACGACGGCTTCACCGCGCCGCAGAAGGTGATCTCCCGGATCGGCGAGATCTCCGGGCCGGAGTCGATCTTCGTCTCCGGCGTGGGCCAGCACCAGATGTGGTCCAGCCAGTTCATCCACTACGAGCGCCCGAACTCCTGGATCAACTCAGGGGGCCTGGGGACCATGGGCTACTCGGTGCCCGCGGCGATGGGCGCGAAGGTCGGTGCGCCCGAACGCACCGTGTGGGCGATCGACGGCGACGGCTGCTTCCAGATGACCAACCAGGAGCTCGCGACCTGCGTCATCAACGACATCCCGATCAAGGTCGCGATCATCAACAACAGCTCGCTGGGCATGGTGCGGCAGTGGCAGAACCTGTTCTACGACCGCCGCTACTCCCACACGGACCTGAACACGGGGCACGGCACGCGCCGCGTCCCGGACTTCGTGAAGCTCGCCGAGGCGTACGGGGCCGTGAGCCTGCGCTGCGAGAGGGACGAGGACATCGACGCGACCATCCAGCAGGCCATGGAGATCAACGACCGCCCCGTCGTCATCGACTTCACGGTCAGCGCGGACGCCATGGTGTGGCCGATGGTGCCCTCCGGCGTCTCCAATGACGAGATCCAGATCGCCCAGGGCATGAGCCCCGAGTGGGAGAGGGACATCTGA